In Hyphomicrobiales bacterium, the sequence CCTCCGGGAGAGGGTTCCCCGCGCTTTTCTTGGCAGGGTCATCATTACCGTCCCCGACCGTCTCCAGCCCGTTATCCCAAGCACTCAGATTCACATCGGCCGGTCTCGGTTCGACCCCACCATTCTCTTCCGCCTCCCGCACGATTTGGGCCGGAGCGTAGAAACCCATCGGCTGGGAATTCAGCAACGCACAGGCGAAAGCGGCCGGATGATGCTTCTTCAGATAGGAGGAGATGTAGACCAGCTTGGCAAAGGAAGCCGCGTGGCTCTCCGGGAAGCCGTAGCTGCCGAAGCCCCTGATCTGGTCGAAGCAGCGCTGGGCAAAATCGCGCTCATAGCCGCGCGCGACCATGCGCTCGACCATCATGTCCTGAAAATGATGGATGGTGCCGGCATTGCGGAAGGTCGCCATCGCCTTGCGCAGGCCGTTGGCTTCGATATCGGAGAATTTGGCGGCCACCATGGCGAGCTTCATGGCCTGCTCCTGAAAGAGCGGTACGCCCTTGGTCTTGTTCAGGACTTCGAACAGCTCGTCCTTATCGCCCTTGCCGGGTGCGGGAGACGGATAGGTTACCTCCTCGATCCCCGCCCGCCGCTTCAGATAGGGATGGACCATGTTGCCCTGGATCGGGCCGGGGCGGACGATCGCAACCTGAATAACGAGATCGTAGAATTCGCGCGGCCTGAGCCGCGGCAGCATGTTCATCTGCGCGCGGCTCTCGACCTGAAAGACGCCGAGCGACTTGCCCTCGCAGAGCATGTCGTAGGTCGCTGCGTCGCCATCCGTGAAATCGGCGAGCTGGTAAGGTTTTCCGCCATTGGCGGCGATCAGATCGAACGCCTTGCGAATGCAGGTCAGCATGCCCAGCGCGAGCACATCGACCTTCATCAGCTGAAGTTCGTCGATATCGTCGCGGTCCCATTCGATGAAGGTGCGGTCCTCCATCGCGGCGTTGCCGATCGGCACCGTCTCGTCGAGGCGCCCGCGCGACAGCACGAAGCCGCCGACATGCTGCGAGAGATGGCGCGGATAGCCCAATAGCCGGGTGGCGAAATCGACGGCGCGGCGGATCGTCGGATTGGTCGGATCGAGCCCGGCCTGGCGAACGCGGGCATCGCCGATCTCGCTGCCCCAGCTTCCCCAATTCGTATCGGCGATGCGGGCGGTAACGTCCTCGGTCAGGCCCAGCACCTTGCCGGCCTCGCGAATGGCGCTGCGCGGCCGGTAATGGATCACGGTGGCGGCGATACCGGCTCGTTCGCGGCCATATCGCCAATAAATCCACTGGATCACCTCCTCGCGCCGCTCATGCTCGAAATCAACGTCGATATCGGGCGGCTCCTTACGCTCGGTGGAAATGAAGCGCTCGAACAGCACGTCGTTATCGGCCGGATCGACCGCGGTGATGCCGAGCACATAGCAGACGGCGGAATTGGCGGCCGAGCCGCGGCCCTGGCAGAGGATGCCCTTGCTCTCGGCGAATTCGACGATCTGCCGGATTGTCAGGAAATAGCGGGCGTATTCGAGCTTCCCGATCAGATCGAGCTCCTTCGCCAGCAGCTTCTCGACCTTCTCTGGAACGCCATCCGGATAGCGGATCAGGCAGCAGCGGCGGACCAGCTCAACCAGCCAATCTTGATCCTTCCAGCCGGGCGGGATCGGCTCGTCGGGATATTCGTATTTCAGCTGGCCGAGATCGAATTCGATGCGAGAGAAGAGGGCTTGCGTCTCGGCGATGGCCTCGGGCGCATCGCGGAAGAGGCGGACCATCTCCTGCGGCAGCTTGAGGTGGCGCTCGGCATTGGATTCAAGCAGGCGCCCGGCCCGCTCGATGGTGGTGCCCTCGCGGATGCAGGTCAGCACGTCCTGCAGGTCGCGCTGCGCGATGGAATCGTAGAGCGTGTCATTGGTCGCGATCAGCGGCGTGCGGGTCGCGGCAGCGATGGCCTTGAGCCGCGCGAGACGGCGGCGGTCATCGCCGCGACGGTGCATGCTGGCGGCGAGCCAGACCGCGCCGGGCGCGGCATCGTCGAGCCGGGCGAGGGTTTCGGAGAGTCCGTCGAGACTGCGGCCCGGCATCAGGATCAGCAGCAGGTCGCGGGCATCGTTGAGCAGATCGTCGAGGACGAGGTGGCATTCGCCCTTCTTCACGCCGTCCTTCAGGTTGCCGTGGCTAAGCAGGCGGCAAAGCCGGCCCCAGCCGGCGCGATTGGCCGGGTAGACGACGATGTCGGGCGTCCCGTCGGCGAAGACGAGGCGAGTGCCGGTCGCGAGCTTGAAGCGCTCCGCCTTCGCCTTCATCTGCGCGGGCGTGAAAGGCAAGGCGGCGAATTCAGGGTTCTCGACCCAGTAATATTCGCCGGGGCTGCCGCCTTCCCGGACCTTGTCGGGCGACGGCAAACCATCCTCCCGCAGATGCTTCAGCGCCGCCCAGGCGCGCACCACGCCGGCCACCGTATTGCGGTCGGCGATGCCGATGCCGGCATATCCGAGCAGCAGGGCCGTCAGCACCATATGCGGCCCAGGCGAAGCGCCGCGCAGGAAGGAAAAATGCGAAGCCGCAACGGGTTCGGCAAAGGGGTTCGCAATCCGATTCATGCGAAGAGCCCGTGTAGGAACCAGCGCGGCGGAGCGCTATCGGCTTCGTAGAAACCGGCCCGATAGAGCCAGAAGCGGCGCCCTTGCGCATCCTCGACCCGGTAATAGTCGCGCATTGGCTCGTCGCTGCCGTCGCGCCACCATTCAGGTGCGATGCGCTCGGGGCCTTCGGCGCGAGCGACGTCATGGGTGAGGCGGCGCCAGCGGAAGCGGATCGGCGGTCCATCAGGCACTTCCGCGATGGCCTCGACCGGCTGCGGCGGCTCGAAGAGCTGGAGCGGGCGGGCTGGCGGTTCCTGCGGCTCGGGTGCAGACCATGCCACCTCCGGCAGCGGCGCGGCGGCCGAGAGCGCCTTGGCGGCGCGGACGGGGTGATGCGTGTCCTGCGCTGCGAAGCGCAGTACCCGGTCGCGGCCGAAGCGGGTGACGAGCCGATCGACCAGATCCGCCACCGCCTCCTGCTCGACCGCGCGGCCGTCGAGGCTGTGCTGGGGCGTGTCGAGCGGCTCGCAAAGCGGTACGGCGAGCTTGATCGCGTCGAAGCCGAAGCCGGGATCGAGCGGATCGGCCAGGGTCTCGATGCGCTCGCGATAGAGCCGGAGTAGCGCCGCAGAGTCGCGCGAGGGCCTGCCAGTCTCGATGGCGAGGCGCCGCACGGCACCGTCACTGCGGAAGAAGCCGATCTCGAAGACGCGCCCGCCTTGCCCGCGCGCCTCCAGCACGCGGGCCGCCTCCCCGATCAGCCGGACGACCACCGCCTCGAGGCTCACTGTGTCGGCGAATGGTTCGGCGAAATGGCGCTCGACCACGCAGTCCGGCGGCGGGCGCAGCGGCGTGATGCGCCGGTCCTCCTGGCCGAGGATGCGCCGGAGCTTGACCGCCAGCGCCTCCCCGAAACGCGCCGAAAGCGTCTCCGAGGGGCGCTCCGCGAGATGATCGAGCGTCTTGAGGCCGGCGCGGGAGAGCGCGATCACGGTCTCGGCATCGGTGTCCAGCGCGGCGACCGGCAGCGGACGCAACAGCGCTTCCTCCTGCCCCGGTGGGATGATGCCGCCGCGGCCATGACGGGCGCAGGCGCGGGCGGCGTCAGGCGTGCCGGCGATGGCGGCTCTCAGGCGCCTCAGGCCGATGCGCTGCATGGAGCGCCCAGCCAGCATCCCAAGCCCCGCCTCGCCGCCGAAAAGATGGGCACAGCCGGTGATGTCGAGCATCAGGCCATGGGGCTCGTCGAGCGCGACCAGTGGGGTGAAACGGTCGCAGAACCCGGCGAGCGCTTCGAGGAATTCGCGATCTGCCTGCGGCTCGGCCTCCTGCGCGACGAGATCGGGAATGCGGGCGCGGGCATCGGCCAGCGTCATCCCGCGCGTCAGGCCGAGATCGACGGCGCGCTGGTCGCAATCGACGAGGCGCAGCGCATTGCCCTGCATCTCGATCAGCCCATGCGGCCTCTCAGCCGGCGCGCCGGAGGCCGGAATCACGCCCGTCCGCCGCAACCTGTCCGTCGCCAGGAAGGGGAACCAGAGGGCGAGATAGCGGCGCGGCATGGTCTGTATGGGAAGCCAGTCTGTCGGATCGGTCAAAAAGGCTGCGTTCCGCGAAAGATCGTCGGTCACGGTCCCACTCCACACGCCACTCACGCTCCGCCGCACCGCCGCGTTGGCGCAGCAATCTCAGGGAAAAGGCCGGGGCGCCCGGGGCATTCGCCTCCAACGCCCGCGAGGCGAGCGCCCGGACCTGCCAGCGCGTGCGGGCCGCGCTCGGCGCCTGCGCCGCCGCGACGCGCAGCAGCAGGACCGGCACGCCCGAGCCTTCCGCCGCCAGGGCGAGACGACGGCTCGCCGTCAGATCGAAGGAGCGCGCCTCGCCCCAGGGCTCGATCAGCACGGCGCCCAGCGCCGGGCAGCGCGCCGCCTCGGCGCCGGCCCGCAGCACGCCCTCGCCGTCGCGCGCCCGCACCAGCAGGAGGCGAGACGGGTCGAGGCCGAGCTCGTTCAGGCCCGGCGCATGCAGCCGCCCGGCCTCGGCATCGACGAAATCTTGCCGTGCCCAGAGGATCGGCCGTTCGGCGGCCTTTTCCTCCGCCTGCCCTGCCCGCAGGGCGAGCCCCAGCGCAAAGCCGGTCGCGGCGGAAAGATCGGCAACCTCGGCGGCATAGATCTCATGTAGCGCCGCGCGTGCCAGGCCGCCATTCAGCGTCTCGTCCAGTGAGGCCACTCCCAAGCCGATCCGCCGGCCCAAGGCCGGGCTGCTCCGCAAGGCCATCTCGGCGTGGCTGCGGAGCAGATCGGATAGGGTCGGGGCGGCGGCTGCGGTCATGGCAATGCAATTTTTGTTCTCTATTTGTTCTTTATAGAGCGGTCTTCGGCGGAAGGCGAGTCGAGTCTTGCCCGATCCGTTTGCCGGGCCAGGCCCGCAGCCTGCCACGGAAGGGCGACCGCGGCTCCAGAAACGTCATCCGCGGCAACCGTCCACAAGACCAAGATCATGCTGAGTTTTGACGGAACCCTTTCGTCATTCCAGGCTTCGCGTCAGCGAAGATCCGGCCCCCGGAACCGACGCCTTCCCAGAAAAGCGCGCCCCTGGCGCCTGCCCGGCAAAGCGCATCGGTTCCGGGCTCGCGCCTCGGGCGCGCCCCGGAATGACGGCGCGCTTCCGTGTGAAACCAGCGGGCGCTAGGCTTTTGTTTTACCCCATTTTCCTCTCGCGAAACGGTATCCACTTCGCTCGAAAATGCTCTAGCTTCGCGAGCATGTGGGGGATTCTCCAAGCCTATTGGCCGCATATCCTCGCCGTCATCTCGATCGTGACGGCGACGATCACCAGCGCCCATGCGGTGATGACGAAGGACGAGGTGCGCGCCGCGATCGGCTGGGTCGGCGTCATCATCCTGTCGCCGATCATCGGGCCGCTGCTCTACGCCATCGCCGGCGTGAACCGCATCCGCCGCGCCTCGCTGCTCGCGCAGCGCGCCGGCCATGGCAAGGCGGGAACGCGGATCCACGCCAGCAACAAGGCGGTCGGCGCGCGGTTCGGGCAGCGCTTCGCGGCCCTCAAGACGCTGGGCGACCGCGTCGTCCACCACCCCCTGACCACCGGAAACCGCATCGAGACGCTGCGGACCGGGGACGAGGCCTATGGCGCCATGCTCGTCGCCATCGCGGCGGCGGAGCGCAGCATCATTCTCGAAAGCTACATCTTCGATCGCGACCCGATCGGACTGCGCATCGCCGACGCGCTGATCGCCGCTCATCGCCGCGGCGTTGCGGTGCGGGTGCTGATCGATGCGGTCGGCGCCCGCTATTCGGTGCCCAGCATCGCCGGCCATCTGCGCGAGGGCGGCGTCGCCGTCGACGTGTTCAACGGCAACATCATCATGGGCCTGAGGCTGCCCTACGCCAATCTGCGGACGCACCGGAAGATCATCGTCGTCGACGGAACGGTCGCCTTCATGGGCGGCATGAACATCCGCCAGGGCTTCACCCGCGAGTTCGCCGGCGAAAGCTTCGCCCACGATACGCATTTCCGCCTGACCGGCCCCGTCATCGCCGATCTCTTCACGGTCGCGGCCGAAGACTGGCGCTTCGCCTCGGGGGAGGCGCTCACGGGCCCGGCCTGGGAGATTCCTCCCTCGACCTCCGGCGAGTTTCCGGCTCTGGTGCGCGCCGTTCCCTCGGGGCCGGACAGCTATCTGGAGACCAATCACAAGCTCTTGATGGGTGCGCTCTCCGTCGCGCGGCGCTCGGTCAGGATCATGTCGCCCTATTTCCTGCCGGACCAGGAACTGATCAGCGCCATCGTCACGGCCGGACGGCGCGGCGTGGACATCGACATCGTCGTGCCCTCCGTCAACAATCTGGTGCTGGTCGACCGGGCGATGACCGCGCAATTCGACCAGCTTCTGAAGAATTATTGCCGCATCTGGCGCTCGACCGGGCCGTTCGACCACTCCAAGCTCTTCGTCGTCGACGGTTGCTGGGCCTATGTCGGCTCCTCCAATCTCGATCCGCGCTCGCTGCGCCTCAACTTCGAGATCGACATCGAGGTGCTCGACCATGAATTCGCCGGCGGAATCGCGGCGCGCGTCGAGGCGGTGATGGCGCAGGCGACGCCGGTCACGCTTGCCGGCCTGCGCGCACGGCCCTATGTCATGCGTCTGATGGACAGGCTGATCTGGCTCGGCTCGCCCTATCTTTAGAACCGGCCCGGTCACATCTCTGACGCCATGGATCTCCAAGCTCCGGCCCGCTCGAGTCGAGCGCGTCCGAGGCTGCAACCGGCAGAGCGATGCAGAAGAAGAGTCCGAGTCTGCGCAGCAGCATCATCGCCTCGCTCCGCCAGCGGAAGAGCCGCAACGAAGCGGCCGGGCATGGGCTGGGCGAACGGCCGACCGGCACGCTGATCGCCTCCTATAACGTTCACAAATGCGTCGGCGTCGACGGCCGTTTCGACCCCAGCCGCATCGCGCAGGTGATCCGCGAAATCGCTCCCGACGTCATCGCCCTGCAGGAAGCCGACAAGCGCTTCGGCGCCCGCCACGGCCTGCTCGACCTCGCCAGGCTGAAGGACGAAACGGGCCTCGTTCCGGTTCCCGTCGCCAGCGCCAACGCGGCCGCCCATGGCTGGCACGGCAATGTCGTGCTGTTTCGCCAGGGGCTGGTGCGCGATGTCCATCAGGTCTCGCTGCCCGGGCTCGAGCCTCGCGGCGCACTGGTCGTCGATCTCGATCTGGAAGGCGGCGCGGAACTGCGCATCGTCGCCGCGCATCTCGGCCTGCTGCGCCGCTCCCGCTCGCAGCAGACGCGCATGCTGCTCGACGTGATGCGAAACCGGGACGAGCGCCCCACCCTCCTGCTCGGCGACCTCAACGAA encodes:
- a CDS encoding conserved hypothetical protein (Evidence 4 : Unknown function but conserved in other organisms), which encodes MTAAAAPTLSDLLRSHAEMALRSSPALGRRIGLGVASLDETLNGGLARAALHEIYAAEVADLSAATGFALGLALRAGQAEEKAAERPILWARQDFVDAEAGRLHAPGLNELGLDPSRLLLVRARDGEGVLRAGAEAARCPALGAVLIEPWGEARSFDLTASRRLALAAEGSGVPVLLLRVAAAQAPSAARTRWQVRALASRALEANAPGAPAFSLRLLRQRGGAAEREWRVEWDRDRRSFAERSLFDRSDRLASHTDHAAPLSRPLVPLPGDGQVAADGRDSGLRRAG
- the dnaE gene encoding Error-prone DNA polymerase, whose protein sequence is MNRIANPFAEPVAASHFSFLRGASPGPHMVLTALLLGYAGIGIADRNTVAGVVRAWAALKHLREDGLPSPDKVREGGSPGEYYWVENPEFAALPFTPAQMKAKAERFKLATGTRLVFADGTPDIVVYPANRAGWGRLCRLLSHGNLKDGVKKGECHLVLDDLLNDARDLLLILMPGRSLDGLSETLARLDDAAPGAVWLAASMHRRGDDRRRLARLKAIAAATRTPLIATNDTLYDSIAQRDLQDVLTCIREGTTIERAGRLLESNAERHLKLPQEMVRLFRDAPEAIAETQALFSRIEFDLGQLKYEYPDEPIPPGWKDQDWLVELVRRCCLIRYPDGVPEKVEKLLAKELDLIGKLEYARYFLTIRQIVEFAESKGILCQGRGSAANSAVCYVLGITAVDPADNDVLFERFISTERKEPPDIDVDFEHERREEVIQWIYWRYGRERAGIAATVIHYRPRSAIREAGKVLGLTEDVTARIADTNWGSWGSEIGDARVRQAGLDPTNPTIRRAVDFATRLLGYPRHLSQHVGGFVLSRGRLDETVPIGNAAMEDRTFIEWDRDDIDELQLMKVDVLALGMLTCIRKAFDLIAANGGKPYQLADFTDGDAATYDMLCEGKSLGVFQVESRAQMNMLPRLRPREFYDLVIQVAIVRPGPIQGNMVHPYLKRRAGIEEVTYPSPAPGKGDKDELFEVLNKTKGVPLFQEQAMKLAMVAAKFSDIEANGLRKAMATFRNAGTIHHFQDMMVERMVARGYERDFAQRCFDQIRGFGSYGFPESHAASFAKLVYISSYLKKHHPAAFACALLNSQPMGFYAPAQIVREAEENGGVEPRPADVNLSAWDNGLETVGDGNDDPAKKSAGNPLPEGEGRVRGRPLDDVVRPHRSAAERRHFAGPGAYTSPLPLSLQERGSSSVSVRNVAHGSKAATCERVKKHPFALRLGFRQIDGFREDWGKAIAREREAGGPYRDVEELMRRANLPARAMRLLADADAFRSLGFDRREALWAVRRLPDDSALPLFQAAKARELGSERSMALPTMPLAEHIVADYQTVRLSLKGHPMQLLRPRFRREGILSCAETEAKPDAAFVRTAGIVLVRQRPGKGNAIFVTLEDETGITNVVIWARLFERFRREVMGARLMLVEGRVQKSVEGVVHLMAQRIVDRSIDLLSLSDTHRAEVPMPVDELKNPPLPRHRHPRNVRILPKSRDFH
- a CDS encoding DNA polymerase Y family protein codes for the protein MIPASGAPAERPHGLIEMQGNALRLVDCDQRAVDLGLTRGMTLADARARIPDLVAQEAEPQADREFLEALAGFCDRFTPLVALDEPHGLMLDITGCAHLFGGEAGLGMLAGRSMQRIGLRRLRAAIAGTPDAARACARHGRGGIIPPGQEEALLRPLPVAALDTDAETVIALSRAGLKTLDHLAERPSETLSARFGEALAVKLRRILGQEDRRITPLRPPPDCVVERHFAEPFADTVSLEAVVVRLIGEAARVLEARGQGGRVFEIGFFRSDGAVRRLAIETGRPSRDSAALLRLYRERIETLADPLDPGFGFDAIKLAVPLCEPLDTPQHSLDGRAVEQEAVADLVDRLVTRFGRDRVLRFAAQDTHHPVRAAKALSAAAPLPEVAWSAPEPQEPPARPLQLFEPPQPVEAIAEVPDGPPIRFRWRRLTHDVARAEGPERIAPEWWRDGSDEPMRDYYRVEDAQGRRFWLYRAGFYEADSAPPRWFLHGLFA
- a CDS encoding Cardiolipin synthetase, which translates into the protein MWGILQAYWPHILAVISIVTATITSAHAVMTKDEVRAAIGWVGVIILSPIIGPLLYAIAGVNRIRRASLLAQRAGHGKAGTRIHASNKAVGARFGQRFAALKTLGDRVVHHPLTTGNRIETLRTGDEAYGAMLVAIAAAERSIILESYIFDRDPIGLRIADALIAAHRRGVAVRVLIDAVGARYSVPSIAGHLREGGVAVDVFNGNIIMGLRLPYANLRTHRKIIVVDGTVAFMGGMNIRQGFTREFAGESFAHDTHFRLTGPVIADLFTVAAEDWRFASGEALTGPAWEIPPSTSGEFPALVRAVPSGPDSYLETNHKLLMGALSVARRSVRIMSPYFLPDQELISAIVTAGRRGVDIDIVVPSVNNLVLVDRAMTAQFDQLLKNYCRIWRSTGPFDHSKLFVVDGCWAYVGSSNLDPRSLRLNFEIDIEVLDHEFAGGIAARVEAVMAQATPVTLAGLRARPYVMRLMDRLIWLGSPYL
- a CDS encoding Endonuclease/exonuclease/phosphatase family protein; amino-acid sequence: MQKKSPSLRSSIIASLRQRKSRNEAAGHGLGERPTGTLIASYNVHKCVGVDGRFDPSRIAQVIREIAPDVIALQEADKRFGARHGLLDLARLKDETGLVPVPVASANAAAHGWHGNVVLFRQGLVRDVHQVSLPGLEPRGALVVDLDLEGGAELRIVAAHLGLLRRSRSQQTRMLLDVMRNRDERPTLLLGDLNEWRLGHRSALKELGPAFGALPMPVPSFPSGLPLLALDRIIANRPEMLSEVTVHDTPLARVASDHLPIKAFLAPSLAELSLPADTADDHANGKAADVIGFRNGATQIGSEELSLPLSALPDGSERSNRELVRRAGARLKRAVQRTLRRPDAPPR